The Bacillus carboniphilus genome contains a region encoding:
- the rlmN gene encoding 23S rRNA (adenine(2503)-C(2))-methyltransferase RlmN, translated as MDNQTKKQKQTEATENPSIYSLQLDEMKEWLVEKGEKPFRVKQIFEWLYEKRVTSFEDMTNLSKKLREQLAQSFSLTTLKTVIQQTSNDGTMKFLFELQDGYTIETVLMRHEYGNSICVTTQVGCRIGCTFCASTLGGLKRNLEAGEIVAQVVKVQQALDETNERVSSVVIMGIGEPFDNYGEMLSFLKIINHDLGLNIGARHITVSTSGIIPKIYQFADEQMQINFAVSLHAPNTEIRSKLMPINRAYKLPDLMKSIEYYINKTGRRVTFEYGLFGGVNDQVEHAEELAKLIGHIKCHVNLIPVNYVPERNYVRTPKDQIFLFAQTLKDKGVNVTIRREQGHDIDAACGQLRAKERQDETR; from the coding sequence ATGGATAATCAAACAAAAAAACAGAAGCAAACAGAAGCAACTGAGAATCCATCCATCTATTCATTACAACTTGATGAAATGAAGGAATGGTTAGTAGAAAAAGGAGAAAAACCATTCAGAGTAAAACAAATCTTTGAATGGCTTTATGAAAAAAGAGTGACCTCTTTTGAAGATATGACGAACCTTTCTAAAAAGTTAAGGGAGCAATTAGCACAATCTTTCTCTTTAACGACGTTAAAAACGGTTATTCAGCAAACTTCAAACGATGGAACGATGAAATTTTTGTTTGAGTTGCAAGATGGGTATACAATAGAGACCGTCTTAATGAGACATGAATATGGGAATTCGATTTGTGTGACTACCCAGGTTGGCTGTCGGATCGGGTGTACGTTTTGCGCTTCCACACTAGGGGGACTAAAACGGAATTTAGAGGCTGGAGAAATAGTTGCTCAAGTCGTGAAAGTTCAACAAGCGCTCGATGAAACAAATGAACGTGTTTCTTCTGTTGTCATCATGGGGATTGGTGAACCCTTTGATAATTATGGAGAAATGTTGTCATTCTTAAAGATTATTAATCATGATTTAGGATTAAATATTGGAGCAAGACACATTACCGTTTCAACGAGTGGAATTATTCCAAAAATATATCAATTTGCAGACGAGCAAATGCAAATTAATTTTGCCGTTTCGTTACACGCTCCAAATACGGAGATCCGTTCAAAATTGATGCCGATTAATCGAGCATATAAATTACCTGACTTAATGAAATCAATCGAGTATTATATAAATAAAACAGGAAGAAGAGTAACTTTTGAATACGGCTTGTTTGGAGGAGTAAACGATCAAGTTGAGCATGCCGAAGAGCTTGCAAAATTAATTGGCCATATCAAGTGTCATGTCAATTTAATTCCTGTAAACTATGTGCCTGAACGAAATTACGTTCGGACACCTAAAGACCAAATTTTTCTCTTTGCTCAAACGTTAAAAGACAAAGGAGTTAATGTAACCATTAGACGTGAACAAGGGCATGATATTGATGCAGCTTGTGGGCAATTACGTGCCAAAGAACGTCAAGATGAGACGAGGTGA
- the gmk gene encoding guanylate kinase, translated as MKERGLLIVLSGPSGVGKGTVRKELFSQEDTNFHYSISMTTRTPREGEVDGIDYFFKSRDQFESLIKQNKLLEWAEYVGNYYGTPVDYVEKTLSEGKDVFLEIEVQGAMQVKKAFPEGLFIFLAPPSLQELEDRIVNRGTESKQLVENRMNKARDEIFLMNAYDYVVINDEISNACDKIKAIVVAEHCRRERVEASYKKMVGVE; from the coding sequence ATGAAAGAACGAGGATTATTAATAGTTTTATCAGGTCCATCAGGTGTTGGAAAAGGAACAGTAAGGAAAGAACTGTTTTCACAAGAAGATACAAATTTTCACTATTCGATCTCTATGACGACCCGAACACCACGCGAGGGAGAGGTAGATGGTATTGACTACTTTTTTAAGTCGCGTGATCAATTTGAAAGCTTAATAAAACAAAATAAGCTTTTAGAGTGGGCTGAATATGTAGGGAATTATTACGGAACTCCAGTAGATTATGTTGAAAAAACATTAAGCGAAGGAAAGGATGTCTTTCTGGAAATTGAAGTTCAAGGAGCCATGCAAGTGAAAAAAGCCTTTCCAGAAGGTCTCTTCATTTTCTTAGCACCTCCTAGTCTTCAGGAATTAGAAGACCGAATAGTTAACCGAGGTACAGAGTCAAAGCAGCTTGTAGAAAATCGTATGAATAAGGCCAGGGATGAAATATTTTTAATGAATGCTTACGATTACGTAGTTATTAATGATGAAATATCGAACGCTTGTGATAAAATTAAGGCTATAGTTGTCGCAGAGCATTGTCGCCGCGAACGAGTGGAAGCATCTTATAAAAAAATGGTAGGAGTGGAATAG
- the cobA gene encoding uroporphyrinogen-III C-methyltransferase encodes MGYVYLVGAGPGDPELLTLKAVKCIQSADVILYDRLVNQEILSYAKKEAESIYCGKQPNNHSMKQEEIHQLLIQFAKEGKKVTRLKGGDPFVFGRGAEEAEQLAQAGIDFEIVPGITSGLAAPLYAGIPVTHREFSSNTMFISGHMKKDGEKELNWEYVAAFVDTLVIYMGITNLIDICKRLMVSGKNSSTPLAVIHWGTYKHQKTVISSLQEVCEKGDHLNFQSPSIVVIGEVVRFHEKINWLAFKQEVL; translated from the coding sequence GTGGGGTATGTGTATCTTGTTGGAGCTGGTCCTGGAGATCCCGAACTACTTACGTTAAAAGCTGTTAAGTGTATTCAATCTGCAGATGTCATTTTGTACGATCGGTTAGTGAATCAAGAAATTTTGTCGTATGCAAAAAAAGAAGCGGAATCCATATATTGTGGGAAACAACCAAATAATCATTCAATGAAACAAGAAGAGATTCATCAATTATTAATTCAGTTTGCTAAGGAAGGAAAAAAAGTCACGAGGTTAAAAGGGGGAGACCCTTTTGTATTTGGTCGTGGGGCGGAAGAAGCAGAGCAGCTAGCTCAAGCTGGAATTGATTTTGAAATTGTCCCAGGCATCACCTCTGGTTTAGCCGCTCCTTTGTATGCAGGTATCCCAGTAACCCATCGAGAGTTTAGTTCAAATACGATGTTTATATCCGGTCATATGAAAAAAGACGGTGAAAAAGAATTAAACTGGGAATATGTGGCCGCTTTTGTCGACACTTTAGTGATTTACATGGGGATTACGAACCTTATAGACATTTGTAAAAGATTAATGGTGAGTGGAAAAAATAGTTCTACTCCTTTAGCTGTTATTCATTGGGGGACTTATAAACATCAAAAAACGGTGATCTCTTCTCTCCAAGAAGTTTGTGAAAAGGGGGATCATTTAAACTTCCAAAGCCCGAGTATTGTTGTAATTGGTGAGGTTGTTCGATTTCATGAAAAGATCAACTGGTTAGCATTTAAACAAGAGGTATTGTAA
- a CDS encoding Stp1/IreP family PP2C-type Ser/Thr phosphatase translates to MNVVHITDQGKVRTHNEDSVGVFVNQRNHLLAVVADGMGGHLAGDKASQMTVEQFKERWNNQTNITTPEEAENWLKQQISDINLTIHQHANAHSECQGMGTTFVGALFANQFVTVGHIGDSRCYLLNKDGFSQITEDHSLVNELVKSGQISQEDADHHPKKNILIRALGTNEQVDIDLKTVCLEEEDLLLLCSDGLSNKITTEEMEKVLISSWSLQEKADHLVTLANDQGGEDNITVVLYKHEINMTQKSEELC, encoded by the coding sequence ATGAACGTTGTTCATATTACAGACCAAGGAAAAGTAAGAACGCATAATGAAGATAGTGTTGGTGTTTTTGTTAATCAAAGAAATCATTTATTAGCCGTCGTTGCAGATGGAATGGGTGGACATTTAGCTGGTGATAAAGCAAGTCAAATGACAGTAGAACAGTTTAAAGAACGATGGAACAATCAAACAAACATCACTACCCCTGAGGAAGCAGAAAATTGGTTGAAACAGCAAATATCGGACATCAATTTAACCATTCATCAACATGCAAATGCACATTCGGAATGTCAAGGTATGGGAACAACGTTTGTTGGGGCTCTTTTTGCAAACCAGTTTGTAACAGTAGGCCATATTGGAGATAGCAGATGCTATTTATTAAATAAAGATGGCTTCTCACAAATAACCGAAGATCATTCATTAGTAAATGAACTTGTGAAATCTGGACAAATTTCACAAGAGGATGCCGATCACCACCCGAAAAAAAATATTTTAATCCGAGCGTTAGGTACAAATGAACAAGTCGATATCGATTTAAAAACAGTCTGTTTAGAAGAAGAAGATCTTCTTCTTCTTTGTTCAGACGGTTTATCCAATAAAATAACGACAGAAGAAATGGAAAAAGTATTAATTTCTTCCTGGTCTTTACAAGAAAAAGCGGACCACTTAGTGACCCTTGCTAATGACCAAGGTGGAGAAGACAATATTACAGTTGTGTTGTATAAACATGAAATAAATATGACACAAAAGAGTGAAGAGCTATGTTGA
- the rpoZ gene encoding DNA-directed RNA polymerase subunit omega, translating to MLYPSIDDLMKKLDSKYTLVSVAAKRAREMQMNDDQLIHKPVSHKYVGRALEEIDSGLLFFETK from the coding sequence ATGCTTTATCCATCAATCGATGATTTAATGAAAAAATTAGACTCAAAATATACGCTTGTTTCTGTAGCTGCTAAACGTGCTAGAGAGATGCAAATGAATGACGACCAGCTTATTCATAAACCTGTTTCTCATAAATATGTTGGACGAGCATTAGAGGAAATTGACTCGGGATTATTATTTTTTGAAACAAAATAA
- a CDS encoding precorrin-2 dehydrogenase/sirohydrochlorin ferrochelatase family protein translates to MISIVLSLKDKKVVVVGGGAIAERKIKNMLAEEALITVVSPMITEEIQKWKDKKKLTWHQKYFQKRDLEGAFLVIAATDQENVNKQIADQCTPNQLVNVVSYYEQGNVIFPASASKENILVSVCSFGADPKWAKKMCNDTIKRLSEEEIEALSKKHQVRKRMLISSSQTKIPVDPK, encoded by the coding sequence ATGATTAGTATTGTTTTATCATTAAAAGACAAAAAAGTGGTCGTTGTTGGAGGGGGCGCTATTGCCGAGAGAAAAATCAAAAACATGTTGGCGGAGGAAGCGCTTATAACCGTCGTTAGCCCAATGATAACGGAGGAAATACAAAAATGGAAGGATAAAAAGAAACTAACGTGGCATCAAAAATATTTTCAGAAACGAGATTTAGAAGGTGCTTTTTTAGTTATTGCAGCCACAGATCAAGAAAACGTAAACAAACAAATTGCGGATCAATGCACCCCAAATCAACTAGTGAATGTGGTTTCATATTACGAACAAGGGAATGTCATCTTTCCAGCTTCAGCTAGCAAAGAAAATATTTTAGTGTCGGTTTGTTCATTTGGAGCGGATCCAAAATGGGCAAAAAAAATGTGCAATGACACAATCAAGCGTTTGTCAGAAGAAGAGATTGAAGCACTCTCTAAAAAACACCAAGTGAGAAAGAGAATGCTTATTAGTAGCAGTCAAACAAAAATCCCTGTTGACCCTAAATAA
- the rsmB gene encoding 16S rRNA (cytosine(967)-C(5))-methyltransferase RsmB, protein MRNKEVTVREVALEALLSIEKNQAYSHLLLNSLIKKYDVREKDKGLLTELVYGTLQNKRRLDFYLRAFIKKKKVEQWVEAILLLSLYQMKFLDRIPDRAVIHEAVELAKKRGHKGIASFVNGVLRSVQREGMPPLSSIENDAERLAVETSHPLWLINRWIHHFGFEEAKEIAFANLQYPKQTARINRLKTTREEIETLLKEEQVTVSFGEIVPHLAIEAEKGNLANTNAFQDGMFTIQDESSMLVGLALNVKEGDIVLDSCAAPGGKTTHVAEQLNNTGVVHAFDLHEHKIKLIDQQASRLGLTNIEAKNHDARKLSDLFSPETFDCILVDAPCTGLGVIRRKPDIKYSKTEHDIVQLARIQQEILTSVAPLLKKGGTLVYSTCTIDKEENHRVIEHFLTEHEEFFKDEKLVDRLPNKVKPFVNKGELQMLPHLFGTDGFYIASLRKKV, encoded by the coding sequence ATGAGGAATAAAGAAGTAACTGTAAGGGAAGTAGCTTTAGAAGCACTACTATCTATTGAGAAAAACCAGGCATATAGTCATTTGCTTTTGAATTCACTGATTAAAAAGTATGATGTAAGAGAGAAAGATAAAGGATTACTAACAGAATTGGTCTATGGAACATTGCAAAACAAACGACGACTAGATTTTTATTTACGTGCATTTATTAAAAAAAAGAAAGTGGAACAATGGGTAGAGGCTATACTATTATTGTCCCTTTATCAAATGAAGTTTCTCGACCGTATCCCTGATCGTGCGGTTATCCATGAGGCAGTCGAACTTGCTAAAAAAAGAGGTCATAAAGGAATTGCCTCCTTTGTCAATGGCGTATTGAGATCTGTACAAAGAGAAGGTATGCCACCCTTATCATCCATCGAGAATGATGCTGAGAGGTTAGCGGTTGAAACGAGTCACCCATTATGGCTAATTAATCGTTGGATTCATCACTTTGGATTTGAAGAGGCAAAGGAAATCGCCTTCGCTAATTTACAATATCCTAAGCAAACGGCAAGAATAAACAGGTTGAAAACAACACGAGAGGAAATAGAAACCTTGTTGAAAGAAGAGCAAGTAACAGTTTCTTTTGGAGAAATAGTTCCTCACCTAGCAATTGAAGCAGAAAAAGGAAATTTAGCGAATACGAATGCTTTTCAAGATGGAATGTTTACCATTCAAGATGAAAGCTCAATGCTAGTAGGATTAGCGTTAAACGTAAAAGAAGGAGACATAGTGTTAGATAGTTGCGCAGCTCCAGGTGGAAAAACAACACATGTTGCCGAACAACTCAACAACACAGGGGTCGTTCATGCCTTTGATTTACATGAACATAAAATTAAACTTATTGACCAACAAGCAAGCAGATTAGGTTTAACAAATATTGAAGCGAAAAATCATGATGCAAGAAAGTTATCAGACCTCTTCTCACCGGAAACATTTGATTGTATTTTAGTGGATGCGCCATGTACAGGGTTAGGTGTGATTAGAAGGAAACCAGATATAAAATATTCGAAAACAGAACATGATATCGTGCAACTAGCACGAATTCAACAGGAAATTTTAACATCTGTCGCCCCTCTATTGAAAAAAGGAGGCACACTCGTTTATAGTACATGTACAATCGATAAAGAAGAAAATCATCGAGTAATTGAACACTTTTTAACTGAGCATGAAGAATTCTTTAAAGATGAAAAGTTAGTAGACAGACTTCCTAATAAAGTAAAACCTTTTGTAAATAAGGGTGAGCTACAAATGTTGCCTCATTTGTTTGGGACAGATGGTTTTTATATAGCATCCCTTAGAAAGAAGGTGTAG
- the fmt gene encoding methionyl-tRNA formyltransferase, producing MTKVLFMGTPHFSVPVLQMLINEGYEVVGVVTQPDRIKGRKKVLTPPPVKVEALKHQIPVYQPEKVRNKKDLDELLRIEPDIIITAAFGQILPNDLLDAPKYGCINVHASLLPELRGGAPIHYSIIQGKSKTGISIMYMVEKLDAGDILSQVEVAIEETDTVGTLHDKLSVAGASLLQETLPKLLEGKITPIPQDDSQATFARNIKREDEKINWNKKGSDIYNHIRGLNPWPVAYTTLNGQPLKIWWGDKVKNAEKKDPGTVVKVDQEGFVVATGDETGILVKKLQPAGKKKMNVTDFLRGTNLKAGMKLGEGNEE from the coding sequence GTGACGAAAGTATTATTTATGGGAACCCCACATTTTTCTGTTCCTGTTTTACAAATGTTAATCAATGAAGGGTATGAGGTAGTGGGGGTTGTTACGCAACCTGATCGAATAAAAGGAAGAAAGAAGGTCTTAACACCTCCGCCTGTAAAAGTGGAAGCTTTAAAGCATCAAATTCCAGTGTACCAACCAGAAAAAGTGAGGAATAAAAAGGATCTTGATGAGCTTCTGCGCATAGAGCCAGATATCATTATTACAGCTGCATTTGGACAAATTTTACCGAATGACTTACTAGATGCTCCTAAGTATGGTTGTATTAATGTTCACGCTTCACTCTTACCAGAGTTAAGAGGAGGAGCTCCAATTCATTACTCAATTATTCAAGGGAAATCAAAAACAGGTATTTCCATTATGTATATGGTTGAAAAGTTAGATGCTGGAGATATTTTGTCGCAAGTAGAGGTAGCGATAGAAGAAACAGATACGGTCGGAACGTTGCATGATAAATTAAGTGTGGCTGGTGCGAGCCTCTTACAAGAAACGTTACCTAAACTACTTGAAGGAAAAATTACGCCGATTCCTCAAGACGATTCTCAAGCAACTTTTGCTAGAAACATAAAAAGGGAAGATGAAAAGATAAATTGGAATAAAAAGGGGTCAGATATTTACAATCATATAAGGGGATTAAATCCGTGGCCGGTTGCTTATACAACATTAAATGGTCAGCCACTTAAAATTTGGTGGGGAGATAAAGTCAAGAATGCAGAGAAGAAAGATCCTGGAACAGTAGTTAAAGTGGATCAGGAGGGTTTTGTCGTCGCAACAGGAGATGAGACAGGGATTTTAGTGAAAAAACTACAACCAGCTGGGAAGAAAAAAATGAACGTGACAGACTTTTTAAGAGGTACTAATTTAAAAGCAGGTATGAAGTTAGGAGAAGGCAATGAGGAATAA
- a CDS encoding YicC/YloC family endoribonuclease, whose protein sequence is MVNSMTGFGRSTVSNQKLTVHIEMKSVNHRFFESSIKSPRSLVSFEDKIKKLISQYIHRGRLEVYITVEGEAPVSQSFVVNWSLLDQYYQSLLQLNERFNLKNEIHLEQMLKLDEAFETIETPDVDQEVEQLVLTGVKQAVERLVNMRATEGLQLYQAMRELLENLMEEIKSIEQLVPEATKHYYEKIKRRVKELVSGHVEEDRLLTEVALFADKVDITEEVTRLKSHINQFTQTLTVNDPIGRKLDFIIQEMNREANTIGSKINHYGISEKVLEIKSLIEKLKEQVQNIE, encoded by the coding sequence TTGGTAAACAGTATGACAGGGTTTGGACGCTCAACTGTAAGTAATCAAAAATTAACCGTACATATTGAAATGAAATCAGTTAATCATCGCTTTTTTGAGTCCAGTATTAAATCTCCTCGGTCTTTAGTTAGCTTTGAGGATAAAATAAAGAAACTCATATCTCAATATATTCATAGAGGAAGATTAGAAGTATACATAACAGTAGAGGGAGAAGCGCCTGTTTCTCAATCTTTTGTAGTCAATTGGTCCCTATTGGATCAATACTATCAATCGCTCTTACAACTAAATGAGCGGTTTAACCTCAAAAATGAAATTCATTTAGAGCAAATGTTAAAGTTAGATGAAGCTTTTGAAACAATTGAAACTCCAGATGTTGACCAGGAGGTCGAACAGCTAGTATTAACGGGAGTTAAACAAGCAGTAGAACGGTTAGTCAATATGAGGGCAACAGAAGGGTTGCAACTTTATCAAGCAATGAGAGAATTGTTGGAGAATCTTATGGAAGAAATTAAATCAATCGAGCAACTTGTTCCAGAAGCGACAAAGCATTATTATGAAAAAATAAAAAGACGTGTTAAGGAACTGGTATCAGGGCATGTTGAAGAAGATCGCTTGCTCACAGAAGTTGCTCTATTTGCTGATAAAGTGGATATTACAGAAGAAGTAACAAGGTTAAAGAGTCATATTAATCAATTTACACAAACCTTAACAGTCAATGATCCAATTGGAAGAAAACTTGACTTTATCATTCAAGAAATGAATCGTGAAGCGAACACGATTGGCTCAAAAATCAATCATTACGGCATTTCTGAAAAAGTATTAGAAATAAAAAGTCTCATTGAAAAGTTGAAGGAGCAAGTTCAAAATATTGAGTGA
- the coaBC gene encoding bifunctional phosphopantothenoylcysteine decarboxylase/phosphopantothenate--cysteine ligase CoaBC: MLKDKHILLCVSGGIAVYKAVALTSKLTQAGALVKVIMSESAQKFVNPLSFQALSGHDVFTDTFDEKDSSVIAHIDLADWADLVIVAPATANVIGKMANGIADDMLTTTLLATEAPIWVAPAMNVNMYNHSAVKRNLHRLCEDGVKFIEPSEGFLACGYVGKGRLEEPEKIVEHLNDFFQEGKPTPLEGKKVLVTAGPTRESIDPVRYFTNHSTGKMGFSLAKQAAKMGAHVTLITGPTTLDEPQGINIVKVETADEMFHAVMERFHQMDIVVKAAAVADYKPKQTYTHKMKKSNDELVISFERTKDILLELGRNKQHQILVGFAAESEQLETYAMRKLKKKNLDMIVGNNILLEGAGFQGDTNIVEVFTSQGKVRSLPMMNKSRVAEVILQEITTLMMGV; the protein is encoded by the coding sequence TTGCTTAAAGATAAACATATTTTACTTTGTGTCAGTGGTGGAATAGCTGTTTATAAAGCCGTTGCATTAACGAGTAAATTAACCCAAGCCGGTGCATTAGTGAAGGTAATCATGAGTGAGTCTGCTCAAAAGTTTGTCAATCCATTAAGCTTTCAAGCTCTATCTGGTCATGATGTGTTTACGGACACCTTTGACGAAAAAGATTCGAGTGTAATTGCACATATTGATTTAGCAGATTGGGCAGATTTAGTGATCGTTGCTCCTGCAACTGCTAATGTGATTGGAAAAATGGCAAATGGAATAGCGGACGATATGCTTACTACAACCTTATTGGCCACGGAGGCTCCTATTTGGGTAGCTCCAGCTATGAATGTGAATATGTATAACCATTCGGCTGTCAAAAGAAATTTACATCGATTATGTGAAGATGGTGTTAAGTTTATTGAACCGAGTGAAGGTTTTTTAGCTTGTGGCTATGTTGGAAAAGGAAGATTAGAGGAGCCAGAAAAAATTGTGGAACATTTAAACGATTTTTTTCAGGAAGGTAAACCTACTCCATTAGAAGGTAAAAAGGTTCTTGTAACTGCAGGTCCCACAAGAGAAAGCATCGATCCAGTCCGTTATTTTACGAATCATTCAACAGGGAAAATGGGATTTTCTCTAGCAAAACAGGCGGCTAAAATGGGTGCGCACGTTACGTTAATCACAGGGCCAACAACGTTAGATGAGCCTCAAGGAATAAATATAGTAAAAGTAGAAACCGCAGACGAAATGTTTCATGCAGTCATGGAAAGGTTCCATCAAATGGATATTGTTGTAAAGGCGGCAGCGGTAGCTGATTATAAACCGAAGCAGACGTATACACATAAAATGAAAAAATCAAATGACGAGCTCGTTATTTCATTTGAGAGAACAAAAGATATATTGCTAGAATTAGGACGAAATAAACAGCACCAAATTCTTGTTGGTTTTGCGGCAGAATCAGAACAGCTCGAAACATATGCAATGAGAAAATTAAAAAAGAAAAATCTCGATATGATTGTAGGAAATAATATTTTATTAGAGGGAGCTGGCTTTCAAGGAGACACAAACATTGTTGAAGTATTTACTTCACAAGGAAAAGTACGTTCTCTTCCTATGATGAATAAATCTCGAGTAGCAGAAGTGATCTTGCAAGAAATAACAACGCTTATGATGGGTGTATAA
- the remA gene encoding extracellular matrix/biofilm regulator RemA, with the protein MSIKLINIGFGNIVSANRIISIVSPESAPIKRIIQDARDSGRLIDATYGRRTRAVVVMDSDHIILSAVQPETVAQRLFNKEDLADEG; encoded by the coding sequence TTGAGTATTAAACTAATCAATATTGGATTCGGAAATATTGTATCCGCTAATCGAATCATCTCTATTGTAAGCCCTGAATCCGCTCCAATTAAAAGGATTATTCAAGATGCAAGAGATAGTGGTAGACTGATTGATGCTACTTATGGTAGACGAACTCGAGCTGTAGTTGTAATGGATAGTGATCACATTATTTTATCTGCAGTGCAACCTGAAACAGTAGCTCAACGATTATTTAATAAAGAAGATTTAGCAGATGAAGGGTAG
- a CDS encoding Rqc2 family fibronectin-binding protein, translating into MAYDGIFTYCMINELKQLKNGKITKIYQPFKHEVILHIRSNGKNQKLLLSAHPSYSRVHLTNETLGNPEVPPMFCMVLRKHLEGSVIEEIEGHECERMIFITVRSRNEIGDITYKRLIIEIMGRHSNIILMDIDKNIIIDAIKHLSPAQNRYRTVLPGQPYVLPPKQDKLDAFHISEEDVLRKLDFNSGKLADQIVQKIGGISPLLAKEMVFKAGIANRATLPKEVCSLLEKIKDRQMNPTIMINKEKELFYLFPLDHIKSETKSFDSLSEMLDRFYFQKAERDRVKQQTHDIERFLLNERKKNKTKLKKLANTLDSAKQADQYRLFGELLTSHIYAFKKGDKKVTVSNYYEEDNSSLTIEINPLKSPSENAQFYFQKYQKAKKSISIVKEQIEQTNIEIEYIEGLLQQLESASVKDVKEIREELIEGGYFKKKQSKQSKKRKQQAPVLEKYLTSNQEVILVGKNNKQNEYLTNKFASKRDLWFHTKDIPGSHVVLKSENPSEESIMEAAQLAAYFSKAKNSSNVPVDYTLIKNVKKPNGAKPGYVIYDDQLTIYATPDEDKILSLKK; encoded by the coding sequence ATGGCGTATGATGGAATTTTCACTTATTGCATGATTAATGAGCTGAAGCAGCTTAAGAACGGTAAAATCACAAAAATATACCAACCATTTAAACACGAAGTTATTTTACATATTAGAAGTAATGGAAAAAACCAAAAATTATTACTATCGGCTCACCCAAGCTATTCACGAGTGCATTTAACTAATGAAACTCTTGGAAATCCCGAAGTTCCTCCGATGTTTTGTATGGTATTAAGAAAGCATTTAGAAGGAAGTGTGATTGAAGAAATTGAAGGTCATGAATGTGAAAGAATGATCTTTATCACCGTTCGCTCCAGAAATGAAATTGGTGACATTACTTATAAACGTTTAATCATTGAGATTATGGGAAGACATAGTAACATTATTTTAATGGACATCGACAAAAATATAATTATTGATGCCATTAAGCATTTATCACCTGCCCAAAACCGATATCGCACAGTCTTACCTGGACAGCCATACGTTTTGCCACCAAAGCAAGACAAGTTGGACGCTTTTCACATTTCAGAAGAAGATGTTCTTCGAAAACTCGATTTTAATTCTGGTAAATTGGCGGATCAAATTGTGCAAAAGATTGGCGGAATTTCTCCTTTATTAGCGAAAGAGATGGTATTTAAAGCAGGAATTGCCAATCGTGCTACCTTGCCGAAAGAAGTGTGCTCCCTTCTTGAAAAAATAAAAGATAGACAAATGAATCCCACCATTATGATTAACAAGGAAAAAGAGTTGTTTTACTTGTTTCCTTTAGACCATATAAAAAGTGAGACGAAATCATTTGACTCGTTGAGCGAAATGCTTGATCGATTTTATTTCCAAAAAGCGGAACGAGACCGAGTCAAACAACAAACACATGACATTGAAAGGTTTTTACTTAACGAGCGAAAAAAGAATAAAACAAAATTAAAAAAATTGGCGAATACATTAGATTCAGCTAAACAAGCAGATCAATATCGACTGTTTGGCGAGCTATTAACTTCCCATATTTATGCGTTTAAAAAAGGCGATAAAAAGGTCACGGTTAGCAACTATTATGAAGAGGATAATTCCTCATTAACAATTGAGATAAATCCTTTAAAATCACCGTCTGAAAACGCCCAATTTTATTTTCAAAAATATCAAAAGGCAAAAAAATCAATATCAATTGTGAAGGAGCAAATTGAACAAACGAACATAGAAATTGAATATATCGAAGGACTTCTTCAACAATTAGAATCTGCCTCCGTAAAAGATGTAAAGGAAATAAGAGAAGAATTGATTGAAGGTGGTTACTTTAAGAAAAAACAATCAAAGCAATCAAAAAAACGAAAGCAACAAGCTCCCGTATTAGAAAAGTATTTGACGAGCAATCAAGAAGTCATTTTAGTAGGCAAAAACAATAAACAAAATGAATATTTAACAAATAAATTTGCAAGTAAACGTGATCTTTGGTTTCATACGAAAGATATACCCGGCTCCCATGTTGTCTTAAAGAGTGAAAATCCTAGTGAAGAGAGTATTATGGAAGCCGCTCAACTTGCCGCTTACTTTAGTAAAGCGAAAAATTCAAGCAATGTCCCTGTTGATTATACGCTCATTAAAAACGTCAAAAAACCAAATGGAGCAAAACCTGGTTATGTCATTTATGACGACCAGCTAACGATTTATGCGACTCCTGATGAGGACAAAATATTATCTTTGAAAAAGTAA